The DNA sequence AAGTATTGATAATGTGATATGCCAAaacagatttcttttctttttcagatgaaaaataaaatacagaTATAACATAAACTTGCAGGTATATCCTATGGCTGAGGAGATGGACATCTCCGAGTCAATTTCTATATCTAGTGAAGAGGTGCACCAGATTGGCGATTATGTAAACAAACCAGaacacttcttcttcttcaatgctcTCGCCAATTTCGAGCTATaactcctcttcctcctcttcttcttcttcttcttcttctcggtgTGAAGCGCCCAGGACGGGCTCACTCCCTCTCGACCTCCTCCGCAACGTCCTCTCTCGCCTACCCGCTAAATCCCTCCCCAAAGCTCAGATCCGTCTGCAGAGAATGGCGCGACATCATGACCATCCGCACTTCGCTGCCATGCACACTACCAGCGGCGAAAGTCCCCGGATTCTGCTGTTCTCAGAGCCAAGCCGTGGCGCGGAGCCTCTATTCGCAGCGGACGAAGAATTCCTGGAGACTTCGCTCCGCCAAATCGGCTTGGGAGCTGTGCCACTTCGGAGCCAGAGCCTCATGTCACGGGTTGCTCTGCTTTGACGACCCCCGCAGCGGCGAGACCTATCTCGTCAACCCACTGACCCTAGACAGCGTCTCGCTGTCGGGCGTCCCGTGCAAGCTGCTGCTCGGGTCCCGGGTCGCCATCGGGATGGACTGCATGACCTGCCGGGACAAGATCCTGCAAGTGAGCTATTTTCTCCGTGCAATCGGCACGATTAAGGCAGAGGTCCTCGATCAGGGCTCGCGGTCATGGAGGGACATAGTGAGCGTCCCTCCCGGTGGCATCCTCGGAGACCCCGTTTTCGCTGCCGGATGGATCCACTGGAGGGTAGACGGCGGAAACCACGTTCTCAGGATCATGTCATTCGACCTCGCAAAGGAGGAGTTCACGTTGACTCCGTGCCCGAAGATTCAACACGCCCGCGTGGTCGACCTCCAAGGAGTTCTGGGGCTCGTCGACTGCTCGTGCGAGGAGGGCGTGGACATGTGGGTGATGGAGGAGAGTGGGCAGTGGAAGGAAAGGAGTACAGTGTCCGGCAGATCCCGCCATTACACGGCTACTTTAGTGTTCTGGGCTGTGGTGGCCGGAAGATTGTGGTCAACCACTTGTAGAGCTTATGGTTCTATGATCCTGCGACTGACAAGCTGAAGCATGTGCAGAGAGCCGCCGACGCTGGAGGCAGCATCACCCTGAGTTTGCTTTTGCCGGCGAAGTTATGGAATGGTGGGGTTGCGGAAATAAGCGCCGATTAAGCTTTGGCGCATCATCGAGAAGAATAAttgctatttttttcattagttgCAATATTAGATGCTCGAGGTCGATGAATTTTCTCATGATATTACATATATTACCGTTTGTTTTTGGATTTTCCCATCCTACCCCTTTTGATTCGAATTGGCTTTGCCTCCGTCGGAAAATCCCGTCACTTTTTTATCTAGGTGAAAAAGCGAACTAACTCAACAAATTCGGTATGGCTTGAGCCCAAATTTATCTAGGTGATCCAAAATGACTATTTTATCACTTGCTGAGCGTAAAATCAAACTTTGCCGTGTCAAATTCACATGTATATAATGTAATGTCGCGTTCGTGATCTTAGTATGAAACAGACCCTCCTTACCTTTTGTTGCGTGTGTAAAATCTCCACCAAATCTCGATGGTTCTTTTCAGCAAATCGACACAAAAATTTACCGTCACGACATCGAAATTAGCGATGAGTTTTCCAAGGCAACTTATAACTAATTAAAAGTATAAATATGTATCAATAGAACCAACAAATAGCTCGTAAAAATCGATTTGCACTCTCATCGGACTCCTCCCTGCATTAGGCTTCCGTGGATgcagtcaaaaaaaaaaaaaaaatcaaaatttccaaGTCCCTGCCAGACGAAACATTAATGGGTGCCCATGTTTATGACAATATctgtataaatataaatatattgtCTCATAATCTTCTCTAAATACCGCATCTAAACTTGCCAATTAAACTTGTAGATTGCTAGAATGGACGCCTCCCGACTACAAGGAAAGgttttgatactttttccatAAATGCAATCATAACTTAGAACTTTTGCTTATCAACTACGGTGTATTTGTTTCCTGAAAAAACGAATGATacggaaaatactttcatagAAATAATCCTttatataatttataaaaataaatgaacaaaaaatatttttattattaacaaTAATATAGAATCATAATTGTTGTGGATAAATGAAAACATCTTTCAAGGagttatttcaagcgatatatgcattactttttaagaaaatatttttcacatcatctattttttgcaaaaaagaaaaaggcggagttgatagaaaaaaaggaatggaGTCGGTATTTTTTGGAAAAGTTGTGCTTCACCTTACTTGCAAACCAAGGTCtccatgtttttgtttttacacCATGCCTTTTTCATACGATTTGTGTTTCTACTCGTCCTTTCGAAGATccaaaattcaatcttttatctactacttttgtttcaatttgaaTCTCCCTTAATGTCGCTAAGTACGTATTTCGATTACTATTATTTAAGCATTAGTGAGAAGAGTAGAATATAGCTAGCAATTTGTATCATGTCACATAGAAATAGGGTTATAACAGGATATATTTGACCTGATTACGGCACTTGATAAACATGTTGAACTGTCTCAACACAAACACGACACGCCTAATGAAGCGGGTCACACGTCACAGCACAACTAACATGATTATAAGAGGAGTTATTACCACGAAAAAACCCAAATcaatatatctgtgataaatttatcataaattagatttttgactactaaaaattaatcctaaactagtacatttataataaatttacacCTGTAATAATTGAACTTTACTCTATCGGACCCATTTCAATCTTACGTCTTAAATTTTAGACAACCCATAAATCACCAAGATCCATTGAATATCGGGTAAAACACGAGTCCAAGACCCATTTTGTCACCTCTAATCACAATAAGAATTTACGACAAATGCCCACCGGAACTCTTGAATTTTCCCTTCAATCATTAGTTTTCTGGGGTGCGCTAGATGAGTTTGCAATCTTTCTTGGGCCTTGCCTGTTACTTTCTCTCTTACATATATACAGTAAAAAGCCTTACTTATGGAGCATAAATCAGACCCATTTCAATCTTATATCTTAAATTTAGATAACCCATCAATCACCAAGATCCATTGAATATCGGCTGAAACACAAGTCAaagacccattttgccatctCTAATCACGATACGGAAATTTATGGCAAATACCCACCAGAACTCTTGAATTTTCCCTTCAATCGTTAGATTTCTGAGGTGCGCTCGATAACTTTGCGATCGTTTTTTAGGCCTTGCCGGTTACTTTTCTCTTCTATATATACACAATAAAAAACCGTACTTATGGAACATAAATGAGCTTCTATAGATTTGACTTTCGAGAGTCATCATGTAATGACATAGAACCTAGATGATATTTCATACACGGATGATAAAAAACAGACTAACCTTCTTGAAACGCATTTCATtcccatttatttcttaaatgtacgcgcaaaaatgaaaaaaagaaaagaaaaggaaaggtaaAGATAAAGTTCAAGCAAACCTTCTGCCGTTTGGACTCCTACAAAGTTCCAAAAGTAGGTTGAATCCCATGTCCACTACCTCTGATTAAATTCCCATGTTTTTATCTctccttgaacttttcatttttaatctcTAACAAATCAATCGTTCGATGTCGGATATTAAATTCTAGATGTAATTTTATTGGAAAACCATCAAAGACTTTGCGAAAGAAATTGCACCAACAACAAAAGGTAAAAGACGATTTTATTGTTAGTACACATTCACAATAATCAAGGATGTTCCAATGAAGGCAAAGCCAATTCGATTTAAAAGGGCGTAGAGCGTGAAAAGCTAAAACAAATGGAATTATCTATGAATAGTCGAAAATATCCTACTGCAATAATAAACGGAAGTTGTCTGGGGGCTTACTTATGCAACCCAAGGCAGGACTTTGTTGGCGTTCCACAGCTTCGCCGGAGAAAGCAAACTGATGGTGATGCTGCAAGCACGTCTGTCCGGTGCATCGCCTGCTCTTTGCACATACTCCAGCTCGTCCGTCGCCGGATTATAGCACAACAGGCTCTCCAAGTACTTGAACACGATCTTCCGGCCACCACAGCCCAGAACGGTGAGGAACCAGTGACCGCTAACGGGGCACGGCGAGTTCAGTCGGACGTTGTACTGCTTCACCCACCGCCCACTCTCCTTCATCGCCCACACGTCCAGCCTCTCCTGGTGCGAGCTGTCGACGAGCCCCAGAACTCCCCGGAGGTCCACCAGGTGGGCGTCTCGAAGCTCGGGGCATGGAGTCCATGCAAACTCCTCCTTCGTGATGTCGAAGGATGAGATCCTGACGAGGCCGCCTCCACCGGCAGCTTCCCAGTGGATTGATCCGGCAGCAAACACGGGGCCTCCGAGGAGGTGGCTGGGAGGGACGCTCGCTATGTCCCTCCATGAACGCGAGCCCTGATCAAGGACCTCTGCCTTAATCGGGCGGGCTGCACAGTCAATAGAGCAGCTCAGGCGGACGATCTTGTACCGGCGGGTCAAGCAGTCGACCCCAATTCCAATCCTGTGCGGACGCCACTGTACGCGCCATGGCTCGACGCTCGTCAGCGAAATAATTTCTCGGGTCAGAGGATTGAGGAGATAGGTCAGGCCTTGGCAGAGGTCGTCGAAGCATAGCAACCCGTGACAGGAAGCCCTGGCTCCGTAGAGCCACGACCTCGCAGCCGATTTGGGGAGCGAAGTCACCAGGAACTCATTGTCCACTGCAAACCAGTGCTCCGTGCTGCGGCTCGGCCCCAGGAGCAGCAGAATCCGGGGACTTTCGATCCCAGTGGTGGTGTGCATGGCGGCGAAGTGCGGATCGTCGATGACGTCGCGCCATTCTCTGCAAACGGACCTCAGCTTGAGGAGCGATATCGTGGGTAGGCGAGAGAGGATGTCGCGGAGGAGGTCGAGAGGGAGCGAGCTCGTCCTCGgtttagaagaagaagattgataGCTGGACATTGACGATAGCTTTGAAGAGGATATATTCTGGCTTTGTTTACACGACATTATTGCCAATTTAGTGCACCTCTTCATATAGAAATTGACTCGGAGATGTCTATGTCCTCAGCCCTAGGTATTATCTACAATTATTTGTCAAATAGTTACAATTTccatatgaaacaaaaaaaatataaaaagggaaagaaatcttTTTCACAGGTCACGTAATCCATTGCTTCCAATTACATGGCACTTATCACTCATGTGAGAAGATTTACTGaaatagtttaaacttttgggttgataaatttatcatagaaatttttttatcggtAATTCATTTATAGTATAGTCAAATCAAGTAGTCTTTTGGCGAAATAAATTAAGCTTTACTGTACATTATAAATACGAACGAGTAAACAAAATTTACTGagagtatttttaaaaaaaaaagtcagattCCAAATTACATGAGTCatattttaaaaagataaaacacGTCAAACGGGGCATTATATCCTAGATTAAACGGTTTTCCTTAAACTTCTACCAACATATTTTCAAAACTGGCtgtatcatttaaaaaaaaacatctgaAGATATTTTTGTTTAACTACTTTTCCATGTTTGAacttaaatattttgaatagcaaaataaaaatacaaaagttgggagaattaaccaaaaaaatactaaacttATCGTAcatatgctaattcagtcttaaaccttctaATTTAGCCTATTTAGTTGTAAATCTTGtgacaattttccaatttagttaTTCCAATCAATATTGGCCAAAAATACATGCACGCTGGTTGTCCTATATGGCACAACCAAAGCTAgcgtgaataatttttgtaaattttttttataatttctttatttgttttttgagGCCAACAAGAGCACGAAGGCCTGGCCTAGATCTACCAGATGGCCACCTCTCCAAAAGGCCCTCCCAATGACCCTaactagccaaaaaaaaaatttttttttcaaattgctaaAATTGTCAACGTTAGCgttcggtcgtgccacgtaggacaacccaTGTCTATGTAAGTgattttcagcaaaaattgatcggaataactcaattgacaaatttagtcggtttatgactaaatttgtcacattGAAAATTATAGTATCTAAATTGACattcgtacaataggtttataattttttttgtaattttcccatgAAAATTGTATTGCAAATTCAAAATCGGCTAATAGCACGAGCAATCAGGATGTAGGTTATGGGCTTGCAAGTTAGGATCATGAATTCCATGGATGGTGGTGATGGATACAGCAGCCGGATAAACCCTTCCATTAATCTTCCAGTTCGAGAATTTTAAATTCCACTGGATTTGACTAGAGCTAAGCAATCTCTATGTGCCCAAACCTCAGCCGCAAAACTAGTTATAGCGTCTATCCATCCACGGAAGCCTAATCCAGGGAGGAGTCCGATGAAAGcgcaattctaatttttttttgtttggtcgatgcaattcaaattttaagagcTATATTCGTTGGTTTTATTGACATATTTCTCCGGTTAATCTGTTATCAACTACGTTAGAAAACTCGTTGCTAATTTCAATGTCGGAAGGAGGGTTTGTTTTGTACTAATATCACGATCCCAGCATTACATACATGTGAATTGGACACGGAAGAGTTTGACAATACACTCAACAAGCcctaaaattgtcattttggaTTTACCCAAATAAAATCGGGGCTTATTTCCGCAACCTCACTATTCCACAACTTCGCCAGCGAAAGCAAACTCAAGGTCATGTTGCCTACTTCTCTCAACAGCCACGAGCCGCCTCTCGCCACACGCTCGAGCTTGTCAGCCGCGGGATCATAGAACCAGAACCTATCCTTGT is a window from the Rhodamnia argentea isolate NSW1041297 chromosome 8, ASM2092103v1, whole genome shotgun sequence genome containing:
- the LOC115735485 gene encoding putative F-box protein At1g32420, coding for MSCKQSQNISSSKLSSMSSYQSSSSKPRTSSLPLDLLRDILSRLPTISLLKLRSVCREWRDVIDDPHFAAMHTTTGIESPRILLLLGPSRSTEHWFAVDNEFLVTSLPKSAARSWLYGARASCHGLLCFDDLCQGLTYLLNPLTREIISLTSVEPWRVQWRPHRIGIGVDCLTRRYKIVRLSCSIDCAARPIKAEVLDQGSRSWRDIASVPPSHLLGGPVFAAGSIHWEAAGGGGLVRISSFDITKEEFAWTPCPELRDAHLVDLRGVLGLVDSSHQERLDVWAMKESGRWVKQYNVRLNSPCPVSGHWFLTVLGCGGRKIVFKYLESLLCYNPATDELEYVQRAGDAPDRRACSITISLLSPAKLWNANKVLPWVA